In one window of Pseudodesulfovibrio sediminis DNA:
- a CDS encoding hybrid sensor histidine kinase/response regulator, with protein sequence MPIERILLVEDDGVARLDIQLALERVGYSVAGYATTGQGAIELADSLSPDIVLMDIQLEGDMDGVEAANEISRRFDIPIIFVTVAIDDESLHWAKVSGPFGYLVKPVDHNELKSAIGVGLYKHQMERELKKAKRAAEAASRAKTSFLATVSHELRTPMNGVLGMTELLLMSDLGDPYRENVQLIKESSMALLTVLNQIIDYSKLESSSLDLRKTDFRLEDMVSGLLSQFSRASKAKGLSLEYSIAPEIPGWLRGDSAKLRQLLGNLINNAVKFTPSGQVMVDISPVDGNGSVGENEVMVQIIVKDSGIGIPQEKLDEIFESFNLAEDPLLHTTGGLGLGLAIVSRLITVLGGAIQCSSEVGKGSTFSVTAPFERSRYEDQAPSSEVLGNESPLKGAHVLVAEDDLVNQRYIVRLLEKMGCEVVLAEDGVQAVDALKQKRFDIVLMDVEMPQMNGIEATRLIRKPETGCLDPDVPIVALTARAMWGDEQRCIHVGMDDYVSKPVDIDTIAAIIQSTLQKD encoded by the coding sequence ATGCCGATTGAGCGGATATTGTTGGTTGAAGATGATGGCGTGGCCCGGTTGGATATTCAACTTGCCCTGGAGAGGGTGGGGTACTCTGTGGCCGGGTATGCCACCACAGGGCAGGGGGCCATAGAGCTTGCGGACTCATTGAGCCCGGATATTGTTTTGATGGACATTCAACTCGAAGGTGACATGGATGGTGTCGAGGCTGCCAACGAGATTTCTCGTCGGTTCGATATTCCCATCATTTTTGTGACTGTCGCCATCGACGACGAAAGTCTGCACTGGGCCAAGGTCTCCGGTCCATTCGGCTATCTGGTCAAGCCGGTAGATCACAATGAGTTGAAATCAGCCATTGGGGTCGGCCTTTACAAGCATCAGATGGAACGGGAGTTGAAAAAAGCCAAGCGGGCGGCAGAAGCGGCCAGTCGGGCCAAGACTTCCTTCCTGGCCACGGTGAGCCATGAACTCAGGACCCCCATGAACGGTGTGCTCGGCATGACGGAGCTTTTGCTCATGTCCGATCTGGGCGATCCCTATCGGGAGAACGTTCAACTCATCAAGGAATCGTCCATGGCGCTTTTGACAGTGCTCAATCAGATCATCGACTATTCCAAGCTCGAATCCAGTTCGCTTGATCTTAGAAAAACGGATTTTCGTCTGGAGGATATGGTTTCCGGCCTGTTGTCGCAATTCTCCCGCGCTTCGAAGGCCAAGGGATTGTCCCTGGAATATTCCATTGCGCCGGAGATTCCCGGCTGGCTTCGTGGCGATTCGGCCAAGCTACGGCAGTTGTTGGGCAATCTGATTAACAATGCCGTGAAGTTCACGCCTTCGGGGCAGGTCATGGTGGATATCTCGCCCGTCGACGGCAATGGTTCGGTTGGCGAAAATGAAGTCATGGTGCAGATCATTGTCAAGGATAGCGGCATCGGTATCCCGCAGGAGAAATTGGACGAGATTTTCGAATCATTCAACCTTGCCGAGGATCCTCTTCTCCATACAACTGGCGGTCTGGGCCTCGGGTTGGCTATAGTCAGCCGCTTGATTACCGTTCTCGGCGGGGCCATTCAGTGTTCGAGCGAGGTCGGCAAGGGAAGCACCTTTTCCGTTACGGCGCCCTTTGAGCGCAGCCGGTACGAAGATCAGGCCCCATCATCTGAGGTGCTGGGCAACGAGTCGCCGCTCAAGGGGGCGCATGTGCTGGTGGCGGAAGATGATCTTGTCAATCAACGGTATATTGTTCGATTGCTGGAAAAAATGGGATGCGAAGTCGTGCTGGCCGAAGATGGTGTGCAGGCCGTGGATGCATTGAAACAAAAGCGGTTTGATATCGTGCTCATGGATGTGGAGATGCCGCAGATGAACGGTATTGAAGCGACTCGCCTTATTCGTAAACCGGAAACGGGATGTCTTGATCCAGATGTGCCTATCGTGGCTCTGACTGCCCGGGCCATGTGGGGTGATGAGCAACGCTGTATACATGTGGGTATGGATGACTATGTGTCAAAACCGGTGGACATAGACACCATCGCCGCTATAATACAATCAACATTGCAGAAGGATTAG
- a CDS encoding radical SAM protein has translation MSENDRIVLDGHKLAWYKDRVEAWQRGERIAPITIDCALTRKCSYRCTYCYGQLQANDEQHMTKDVIFRFLDDCAEIGVKGVSFVSDGESTCSPHLYDAIIHGHENGLSMALGTNGYLLQDDRLEDILPRLTYLRFNISAGEPKRYAEIHGCAEKCFHKVCETMRKAVEIKKEKNLDVTIGTQMVLMPEFKDQIMPLSQLGLDLGVDYLVIKHCSDDEDHTLGVQYDKYEELTDLLKEAEALSTDTYMVRAKWSKIMSGGTRCYSRCYGPPFIIQFSGSGLVAPCGMLFNSKYKKFHIGNIAETPFKEMWQSDRYWEVMDLISSDKFDAKTMCGSLCLQHKVNEYLYGIKEQGNELTDPTGEPPMHLSFI, from the coding sequence ATGAGTGAAAACGACCGGATCGTTTTGGATGGCCACAAACTGGCCTGGTACAAGGATCGTGTTGAGGCGTGGCAGCGCGGCGAACGCATCGCTCCCATCACCATCGACTGTGCGTTGACCCGCAAATGCAGCTACAGATGCACGTATTGCTATGGTCAGTTGCAGGCGAATGATGAGCAGCACATGACAAAGGATGTCATCTTCCGTTTTCTCGACGATTGTGCCGAGATCGGTGTGAAGGGCGTCAGCTTTGTCAGCGATGGCGAGTCCACCTGTAGCCCGCATCTTTATGATGCCATTATCCACGGTCATGAGAATGGTTTGAGCATGGCTCTGGGTACTAATGGATATTTGTTGCAGGATGACAGGTTGGAGGACATTCTTCCTCGGTTGACGTATTTGCGGTTTAATATTTCTGCAGGCGAACCGAAGCGGTATGCAGAAATTCACGGGTGTGCCGAAAAGTGTTTCCACAAGGTGTGCGAGACCATGCGCAAGGCCGTGGAGATCAAGAAGGAAAAGAATCTTGATGTGACCATTGGTACGCAAATGGTCCTTATGCCTGAGTTCAAGGATCAGATCATGCCGCTGAGTCAGCTTGGTTTGGACCTGGGCGTGGACTATCTGGTTATCAAGCATTGTTCAGACGATGAAGATCATACTTTGGGCGTGCAGTATGACAAGTACGAAGAGCTGACGGATTTGCTCAAGGAAGCTGAGGCGCTCAGCACTGACACCTATATGGTCAGGGCCAAATGGTCCAAGATCATGAGCGGTGGCACTCGCTGTTACAGTCGTTGCTATGGTCCCCCGTTCATTATTCAGTTCTCCGGTTCAGGCCTTGTCGCCCCCTGCGGCATGCTGTTCAACTCCAAGTACAAGAAGTTTCACATCGGCAATATCGCCGAGACTCCTTTCAAGGAGATGTGGCAATCCGACAGGTATTGGGAGGTCATGGACCTGATCAGTTCAGATAAGTTCGACGCAAAGACCATGTGTGGCTCGCTCTGCTTGCAGCACAAGGTGAATGAGTACCTGTACGGCATCAAAGAACAGGGTAATGAGCTTACTGATCCCACTGGCGAGCCACCCATGCATTTGAGTTTTATTTAA
- a CDS encoding transporter substrate-binding domain-containing protein, translating to MKRLIALAAVLSTLIFLFACSQQPTNKAEAPKEDINVRLELQKMSTLEKIVQRGTLRVGLEAGYMPFEMTDKKGNVVGFDIDMVTEMAKAMGVKLEIVNTAWDGIIPGLLSDKYDLIASGMTVNQERNLKVNFAIPYIVVGQTALISKEYADEITSWKQLNDAKYVITSKLGTTGEQAAKRLFPKAQYKSFEMEDQAMLETLNGKAAATVYDLPMTSIFYAQRGKDAGMKLLKDPFTYEPLGWAINKGDPDFLNWLNNFLTQIKNDGRYDRIYDKWFGSDAWYAEIQ from the coding sequence ATGAAACGTCTTATCGCTCTCGCGGCTGTTCTCAGCACCCTGATTTTTCTTTTTGCATGCAGCCAGCAGCCCACGAATAAGGCTGAAGCTCCCAAGGAAGACATCAATGTCCGTCTTGAGCTGCAGAAAATGTCTACGCTTGAAAAAATTGTTCAGAGAGGGACTCTGCGCGTAGGTCTCGAAGCCGGCTACATGCCCTTCGAGATGACTGACAAGAAAGGCAACGTCGTTGGCTTCGACATCGACATGGTCACCGAAATGGCCAAAGCCATGGGCGTGAAGCTCGAAATCGTCAACACTGCCTGGGATGGCATCATTCCCGGCCTGCTGTCCGACAAATATGACCTCATCGCCTCCGGCATGACCGTCAATCAGGAGCGCAACCTGAAGGTCAACTTCGCCATTCCGTACATCGTTGTTGGTCAGACTGCACTGATCTCCAAAGAGTACGCTGACGAAATCACCTCCTGGAAGCAGCTCAACGATGCAAAATACGTCATTACTTCCAAGCTGGGCACCACTGGTGAACAGGCCGCCAAGCGCCTCTTCCCCAAAGCGCAGTACAAGTCCTTCGAGATGGAAGACCAGGCCATGCTGGAAACGCTGAACGGCAAGGCTGCAGCCACCGTTTACGACCTGCCCATGACCTCCATCTTCTATGCTCAGCGTGGCAAGGATGCCGGCATGAAACTGCTGAAAGATCCTTTCACCTACGAGCCTCTGGGTTGGGCCATCAACAAGGGTGACCCTGACTTCCTGAACTGGTTGAACAACTTCCTCACCCAGATCAAGAACGACGGCCGCTATGACCGCATCTACGACAAATGGTTCGGCTCCGACGCTTGGTACGCCGAAATCCAGTAA
- a CDS encoding thiamine pyrophosphate-dependent dehydrogenase E1 component subunit alpha has translation MNTAEIPRRDLLETMVLLRCFEEKIVEVYGRQDMKTPVHLYIGQEAIATGVCAHLRKEDYLVTTHRSHAHCLAKGADPQALYAEFYGRVDGCCKGMGGSMHPAFPDLGIIGTSAIVGGGIPHGVGTALASSLRGDDRISVVFFGDGASEEGTFHESLNFAALKKLPVLFVCENNGYATVSPLFNRQPNPDVSERAKGYGITSYCVDGNDVEAVYEAADKAVKQLRQGGGPVFIEAKTYRWKGHVGPGEDWKTGARDREELEQWKKECPLKRYLAKLKEDGVSASDFDALVQKTDAMLDAALEEARKSEFPPTEQMYELLYRKGGC, from the coding sequence GTGAATACTGCTGAAATTCCACGCCGGGACCTTCTGGAAACCATGGTCCTGTTGCGCTGTTTCGAGGAAAAAATTGTCGAGGTTTATGGCCGTCAGGACATGAAGACCCCGGTACATCTGTACATTGGACAGGAAGCCATTGCCACTGGTGTCTGTGCGCATTTGCGTAAGGAAGACTATTTGGTAACCACCCATCGCAGCCATGCGCACTGCCTTGCCAAAGGGGCTGACCCGCAGGCCTTGTACGCCGAATTTTATGGCCGCGTAGACGGATGCTGCAAAGGGATGGGCGGATCCATGCACCCGGCATTCCCCGACCTCGGCATTATCGGAACTTCAGCCATTGTCGGCGGTGGAATTCCTCACGGTGTGGGCACGGCCCTGGCGTCCAGCCTTCGTGGTGATGATCGTATTTCCGTTGTCTTTTTTGGTGACGGTGCAAGCGAAGAGGGGACGTTTCACGAAAGCCTGAACTTTGCCGCGCTCAAGAAACTGCCTGTACTTTTTGTCTGTGAGAATAACGGCTATGCCACGGTTTCGCCGCTGTTCAATCGTCAGCCTAATCCCGATGTGTCCGAACGGGCAAAGGGATATGGCATCACGTCCTATTGTGTAGACGGCAATGATGTCGAAGCCGTTTACGAGGCAGCAGACAAGGCCGTTAAGCAATTGCGTCAGGGGGGCGGACCTGTTTTTATTGAGGCCAAGACGTATCGCTGGAAGGGACATGTCGGTCCTGGAGAGGATTGGAAAACAGGGGCGCGGGATCGCGAAGAGCTGGAGCAGTGGAAGAAGGAATGTCCGCTCAAACGGTACCTTGCCAAATTGAAAGAGGACGGCGTGTCTGCGTCCGACTTTGATGCACTCGTTCAAAAAACGGATGCCATGTTGGATGCCGCTCTGGAAGAGGCGCGCAAAAGCGAATTTCCTCCCACGGAGCAAATGTATGAACTTCTCTATAGAAAAGGGGGATGCTGA
- a CDS encoding alpha-ketoacid dehydrogenase subunit beta has protein sequence MPWTAVCISKDDSLRFEQDGHRCLSYVEALNEAQRQALDSDPEVFLIGEGIDDVGGVFGSTKGLKEAFGDRVMDMPIAENGLTGVVSAAAGVGMKPVLVHMRADFLPMSMDQLTNHAAKWHYMSGGQTSIPLVVRSIIGRGWGSAAQHSQGTHSMFLSTPGLKIALPSTPYDAKGLFLSAMQDPNPVLIFEHRWLYDSVGPVPEEMYAVPLGEAIVRRKGSDVTIVAVSQTVQQAIQAADTLAEKGIEVEVVDPRTIAPLDMKTIMESVSKTGRLVICDVSCKTGGYGAEIVCRLAESDPALLQAPVHRVSFPDLPTPNSPVLEEAYYPGVDDIIAAVEAALS, from the coding sequence ATGCCCTGGACAGCAGTTTGTATCAGCAAGGATGATTCCCTTCGTTTTGAGCAGGACGGCCATCGCTGTCTGAGTTATGTCGAGGCGCTCAATGAAGCGCAGAGACAGGCGCTGGATAGTGATCCTGAAGTATTTCTCATTGGTGAAGGCATTGATGATGTCGGTGGGGTTTTTGGTTCTACCAAAGGTCTCAAGGAGGCATTCGGCGACCGGGTTATGGATATGCCTATCGCTGAAAACGGATTGACCGGAGTGGTTTCTGCCGCTGCGGGAGTTGGCATGAAGCCGGTACTTGTTCATATGCGTGCCGATTTTCTGCCCATGAGTATGGATCAGCTCACCAACCATGCCGCCAAATGGCATTACATGTCCGGTGGGCAGACCTCCATTCCGTTGGTGGTCCGTTCGATTATCGGTCGTGGATGGGGCTCTGCTGCGCAGCATTCTCAGGGCACCCACAGCATGTTTCTGTCCACTCCCGGTTTGAAAATAGCGTTGCCTTCAACGCCATATGATGCCAAAGGACTGTTCCTGTCCGCAATGCAGGACCCCAATCCTGTACTTATTTTCGAGCATAGATGGCTCTACGACAGTGTGGGACCGGTACCTGAAGAAATGTACGCTGTGCCACTGGGGGAAGCCATTGTTCGACGCAAAGGGAGCGATGTCACAATCGTTGCTGTCTCTCAAACTGTGCAACAGGCCATTCAGGCCGCTGATACTCTGGCGGAGAAAGGCATTGAGGTCGAAGTCGTTGACCCACGAACCATTGCTCCGTTGGATATGAAGACCATCATGGAGTCCGTATCAAAAACCGGTCGATTGGTTATTTGCGATGTTTCCTGTAAGACAGGTGGATATGGTGCGGAGATTGTCTGTCGCTTGGCAGAGTCCGATCCTGCATTGTTGCAGGCTCCTGTGCACAGAGTGTCTTTCCCGGATCTGCCGACTCCTAACAGTCCGGTGCTCGAAGAAGCCTATTATCCCGGTGTTGACGATATAATCGCAGCTGTTGAAGCTGCTCTTTCATAG
- a CDS encoding radical SAM protein, with amino-acid sequence MADSYGIDSHKLHYHPECVSRWLKGENTYPIYMEISPSGTCNHRCTFCALDFMEYQKRYLDTVILKARLGEMAGLGLKSVMYAGEGEPFLHKDMVEITRHAKSVGLDQAFTTNATLMTPKISEQILDVTSWIKVSCNAGTPESYAAVHRTKASHFGRVLSNLEAAVAIRKKNGYSCTLGMQILLLPETRDEVVGLAEMARDIGLDYLVVKPYSQHPKSNTDEYQDVEYTNVDGLAEELDAVRTESFQPILRVNTIKKWQEKDRPYERCLGLPFWSYMDAGGNIWGCSMFLEDDRFKYGNIHEQTFQEIWEGEKRAKAMKWFLESFDPSVCRINCRMDEINRYLWGLANPPAHVNFI; translated from the coding sequence ATGGCCGATTCATACGGTATAGACAGCCATAAACTGCATTATCATCCCGAGTGTGTTTCCCGCTGGTTGAAGGGAGAGAATACCTATCCCATCTACATGGAAATCAGTCCTTCCGGGACCTGTAACCATCGGTGTACATTCTGTGCTCTGGACTTCATGGAGTACCAGAAGCGCTACCTGGACACCGTGATTCTCAAGGCGCGGCTGGGTGAGATGGCCGGGCTTGGCCTCAAGAGTGTCATGTACGCCGGAGAGGGAGAACCGTTTCTGCACAAGGATATGGTCGAGATCACCCGGCATGCCAAAAGCGTGGGCCTTGATCAGGCGTTTACCACCAACGCGACGCTTATGACTCCCAAGATCAGCGAGCAGATTCTCGATGTGACATCGTGGATCAAGGTGAGCTGCAATGCGGGAACTCCCGAGAGCTATGCCGCGGTGCATCGTACCAAGGCATCCCATTTTGGCCGTGTCCTGAGCAACCTTGAGGCTGCCGTGGCCATTCGCAAGAAGAACGGCTACAGTTGCACGCTTGGTATGCAGATTCTTCTTCTGCCCGAGACCCGTGATGAAGTCGTCGGTCTTGCCGAAATGGCCCGTGATATCGGTCTCGATTATCTGGTCGTCAAGCCGTACTCCCAGCATCCGAAATCCAATACTGACGAATATCAGGACGTGGAATACACCAACGTGGATGGTTTGGCTGAGGAGCTGGACGCTGTGCGGACAGAGTCTTTCCAACCCATCCTGCGCGTCAATACCATCAAGAAATGGCAGGAAAAAGATCGCCCTTACGAGCGCTGTCTCGGTCTGCCTTTCTGGTCGTACATGGATGCCGGGGGCAATATCTGGGGATGTTCGATGTTTCTTGAAGATGACCGCTTCAAATACGGCAATATCCATGAACAGACTTTTCAGGAAATCTGGGAAGGGGAAAAGCGCGCCAAGGCTATGAAGTGGTTCCTGGAATCCTTTGACCCCAGCGTGTGTCGGATTAACTGCCGCATGGATGAAATCAACCGGTACCTGTGGGGACTTGCCAATCCTCCGGCTCACGTCAATTTTATTTAG
- a CDS encoding amino acid ABC transporter permease, translating to MTDTAKVAIPKGFNKDLFYKVLFVVLLVGTCFSFYWATTQTNYIWRWNRIPKYFYYVETVEVKAEVEGKVTSITQKGADSVVIVKGDGESEYYTMPTAGIIVSEGSAIYMGDTLGTYQEKQIGMLLEGILITIEVSLIAIILGILLGLFTGLARISTNPCLKWTAITYIELIRGTPLLVQIMIWYFVLGTIINSMLNKMGLFQIPELWFGIASLAIFAGAYVAEIVRAGIQSIHKGQMEAARSLGMTKITAMSKIILPQAFKRILPPLAGQFISLIKDSSLLGVIAIRELTKATREAVTTSLMPYELWFMCALLYLVLTFTLSMFVQYLEKRTAEA from the coding sequence ATGACTGATACGGCTAAAGTTGCAATCCCCAAGGGATTCAACAAAGACTTGTTTTATAAAGTTCTTTTTGTTGTTCTGCTGGTTGGCACCTGCTTCAGTTTCTATTGGGCCACCACACAGACCAACTATATTTGGCGCTGGAACAGAATCCCTAAATATTTCTACTATGTTGAAACCGTTGAGGTCAAAGCTGAAGTAGAAGGCAAAGTGACTTCCATCACCCAGAAAGGTGCTGACTCTGTCGTTATTGTCAAAGGCGACGGGGAATCGGAATATTACACCATGCCCACTGCCGGCATCATAGTTTCAGAGGGTTCCGCCATATATATGGGAGATACGCTCGGCACCTACCAAGAAAAACAAATAGGTATGCTGCTCGAAGGTATTCTGATCACCATTGAAGTCAGTTTGATAGCCATTATACTGGGTATCTTGCTGGGATTATTCACTGGGCTTGCCAGAATATCGACCAACCCGTGCCTCAAGTGGACGGCCATCACCTATATTGAACTGATTCGAGGCACCCCGCTCCTCGTCCAGATCATGATCTGGTACTTCGTACTGGGCACGATCATCAACAGCATGCTGAACAAGATGGGGTTATTCCAGATACCCGAGCTCTGGTTCGGCATCGCCTCCCTGGCCATCTTTGCCGGTGCCTATGTGGCTGAAATCGTCCGCGCCGGCATCCAGTCCATCCACAAAGGGCAGATGGAGGCAGCAAGGTCACTTGGCATGACCAAAATCACGGCCATGTCCAAGATCATCCTGCCTCAGGCCTTCAAACGCATCCTGCCCCCATTGGCCGGACAGTTTATCAGCCTGATCAAGGACTCGTCCCTGCTCGGCGTCATTGCCATCCGCGAGTTGACCAAAGCAACACGTGAAGCAGTCACCACCAGCCTGATGCCATACGAACTCTGGTTCATGTGCGCACTTCTCTACCTGGTGCTGACATTCACTCTGTCCATGTTCGTCCAGTATCTCGAAAAACGGACAGCGGAGGCGTAA
- a CDS encoding AI-2E family transporter → MSENKETTPILNGGIYKVFLILLLFFSLYLGFSIVEPFIHTLIISTVLAVLFTPVFTWALKVCKGRRTWASLMTVGIIVFALLIPMTFLIMALIGQGVESLVSVNAWVTQGVYKGYISVDQMDKYIAILHEQLPFLRIDEVDIQNNIVQYSKTFAQAMLTFGSEVVRNGAKLILHFLLMVFIVFYFLRDGAKMVAYLKHLSPLRARQEDYIIDSLKRVARGVLMGCLLVAVLQGFAGGIGLAVVGIPAFFWGAMMALASLVPVVGTGLVWVPSVIYLVLIGDWKMAIFLALWCGLFVVGIDTLLRPIFMREASRVSTFYIFLAILGGIYTFGMLGVFYGPLILSFVMVMLQIYIEEYAADLEDFDDIDEAC, encoded by the coding sequence ATGAGCGAGAACAAGGAAACGACACCCATTCTAAACGGTGGAATCTACAAGGTGTTTCTCATTCTGCTGTTGTTCTTTTCCCTGTATCTGGGCTTTTCCATCGTTGAGCCGTTTATCCACACACTGATTATTTCCACTGTGTTGGCCGTTCTTTTCACGCCCGTATTCACATGGGCGCTGAAGGTATGCAAAGGGCGGCGGACATGGGCTTCCCTCATGACAGTGGGAATTATTGTCTTTGCACTGCTCATACCCATGACGTTCCTGATCATGGCCCTCATAGGCCAGGGCGTAGAGTCTCTTGTGTCGGTGAATGCCTGGGTTACGCAGGGCGTGTACAAGGGGTATATTAGCGTAGACCAGATGGACAAATATATCGCCATTCTTCATGAACAGTTGCCGTTCCTGCGCATTGACGAGGTCGATATTCAGAATAATATTGTCCAGTATTCCAAGACGTTTGCCCAGGCCATGCTGACATTTGGTTCTGAAGTCGTCCGTAACGGCGCAAAGCTGATTCTCCACTTTCTGCTCATGGTTTTCATTGTTTTCTATTTTTTACGCGATGGTGCGAAAATGGTCGCGTACCTTAAGCACCTTTCGCCTTTGCGGGCCCGACAGGAAGATTACATCATTGATTCCCTCAAGCGTGTTGCCCGAGGTGTGCTCATGGGGTGCCTGCTGGTGGCCGTTCTTCAGGGATTTGCCGGTGGCATTGGGTTGGCCGTGGTCGGTATCCCCGCTTTTTTCTGGGGCGCCATGATGGCTCTGGCGTCGCTGGTGCCTGTTGTGGGTACTGGGTTGGTCTGGGTGCCGTCGGTGATTTACCTTGTTTTGATCGGCGATTGGAAGATGGCTATTTTCCTGGCTCTCTGGTGCGGCCTCTTCGTGGTCGGCATTGATACGTTGCTTCGCCCGATTTTCATGCGCGAGGCGTCACGCGTTTCCACCTTCTATATTTTCCTGGCAATTCTGGGTGGCATTTACACCTTTGGCATGTTGGGCGTTTTTTATGGACCGCTCATTCTGAGTTTTGTCATGGTCATGCTGCAAATTTATATTGAAGAGTATGCGGCAGACCTTGAAGATTTTGATGATATTGATGAGGCTTGTTAA
- a CDS encoding amino acid ABC transporter ATP-binding protein produces the protein MIDVKNVYKTFYVPHEIQALHDVSYHINPGDVVVVIGPSGSGKSTFLRCLNRLEHADAGHIMIDGVDLLDKKTNINKVRMEVGMVFQSFNLFPHLTVLENVTVGQTSVRKRGKKESVETAMTLLNKVGIHAKADNYPAQLSGGQMQRVAIARALAMNPKVMLFDEPTSALDPEMVGEVLDVMKTLAKEGMTMVVVTHEMGFAREVADHVVFMDEGKIVEIGTPEHFFTNPEHERTKLFLSQIL, from the coding sequence ATGATCGACGTAAAAAACGTATACAAAACCTTCTATGTTCCCCACGAGATCCAGGCCCTGCACGATGTGTCCTATCACATCAACCCGGGCGACGTGGTGGTCGTTATCGGCCCGTCCGGTTCCGGCAAATCCACGTTCCTCAGGTGTCTCAACAGGTTGGAGCACGCGGACGCCGGTCATATCATGATCGACGGCGTGGATCTCCTCGACAAGAAGACCAATATCAACAAAGTCCGTATGGAAGTGGGTATGGTCTTTCAGTCCTTCAACCTCTTCCCGCACCTCACCGTGCTGGAAAACGTCACAGTGGGCCAGACCTCGGTCCGCAAACGTGGCAAAAAGGAATCCGTGGAGACCGCCATGACCCTGCTGAACAAGGTCGGCATCCACGCCAAGGCGGACAACTACCCTGCCCAGCTCTCGGGCGGACAGATGCAGCGTGTGGCCATTGCCCGCGCCCTGGCCATGAACCCCAAGGTCATGCTCTTTGACGAGCCGACCTCAGCGCTTGACCCGGAAATGGTCGGTGAGGTTCTCGACGTCATGAAAACGCTGGCCAAGGAAGGCATGACCATGGTGGTCGTCACCCACGAAATGGGCTTTGCCCGCGAAGTGGCCGACCATGTCGTCTTCATGGATGAAGGCAAGATTGTTGAAATAGGTACTCCCGAGCACTTCTTCACCAACCCGGAACACGAACGCACCAAGCTGTTCCTGAGCCAGATTCTGTAA
- a CDS encoding TIGR04372 family glycosyltransferase — MSQPHYRINLRWVRLFTWPLLLPFALLLALFNLLSPVPFKIYTLRVDRIGHMGGNTELFCSLRDLGELPKEFRFFVHRDRPCNPALLEMWGRTLPIKQIFLPLFDICHKLGGLGVISRDIEKMGTLDLRNLMSKTKQHLHFSDTELAEAQQQAAALGLQKDRPFIPVLGRDYQYLLEHNPHEDNTHYEFRNTDINTYIPALEHLAERFTVVRAGNIAQTRVDSQNRHIIDYPFTGKVTPLMDIYLAGQCHFYITCGTGPDTLAAQCFRRPTLWVNLIPPSMLTNWGKHNLSIIKHYWSVPENRYLTLSEILGNDVLAMYNAHEMMDLGVKVIDNSPQEIMDAVKEMEQRLDGTWQTIDEDEARQTRFWEIFKAKYPDRDYVAHVGTQFLRDNPHWLE, encoded by the coding sequence ATGTCCCAACCTCACTATCGCATTAATCTCAGATGGGTCAGACTCTTCACCTGGCCACTGCTTCTGCCCTTTGCCCTGCTTCTGGCTCTCTTCAATCTCCTTTCGCCGGTCCCCTTCAAGATATATACATTACGGGTCGATCGCATAGGTCATATGGGTGGCAACACTGAGCTTTTTTGCAGCTTGCGTGATCTTGGAGAGCTTCCCAAAGAATTTCGGTTTTTTGTTCACAGGGACAGGCCCTGCAACCCGGCGCTGCTTGAAATGTGGGGCCGCACCCTTCCGATCAAACAGATATTCCTCCCGCTCTTCGACATCTGCCATAAGCTTGGCGGACTCGGCGTTATCAGCCGTGACATTGAAAAAATGGGAACGCTTGATCTCAGAAATCTCATGAGCAAGACGAAGCAACACCTGCACTTCTCGGATACGGAACTAGCAGAAGCGCAACAACAGGCCGCAGCTCTCGGTTTGCAGAAAGATCGTCCATTCATACCGGTTCTTGGACGCGACTATCAATACCTGCTGGAACACAACCCCCACGAAGACAACACGCACTACGAATTTCGCAACACGGACATCAATACGTATATCCCGGCGCTTGAACATCTGGCTGAACGCTTTACAGTTGTCAGAGCCGGAAACATCGCCCAAACCCGGGTGGACAGCCAGAACAGACACATCATTGACTACCCCTTCACAGGCAAAGTCACCCCTCTCATGGACATATACCTGGCAGGCCAGTGTCACTTCTACATCACCTGCGGCACTGGTCCAGACACCCTTGCAGCCCAGTGTTTCAGAAGACCGACGCTGTGGGTCAACCTGATCCCCCCTTCCATGCTGACCAACTGGGGCAAGCACAATCTTTCCATCATCAAGCACTATTGGTCTGTTCCCGAAAACCGCTACCTCACCTTGTCCGAAATACTGGGCAATGACGTTCTGGCTATGTACAACGCGCATGAGATGATGGATCTCGGGGTCAAGGTCATCGACAATTCCCCTCAGGAAATCATGGATGCCGTGAAAGAGATGGAACAGCGGTTGGATGGCACTTGGCAGACGATAGACGAAGACGAAGCCCGGCAGACTCGATTCTGGGAGATATTCAAAGCCAAATACCCCGATCGCGACTATGTCGCCCATGTGGGCACACAATTTCTCCGAGACAATCCGCACTGGCTCGAATAA